In Juglans regia cultivar Chandler chromosome 13, Walnut 2.0, whole genome shotgun sequence, the following proteins share a genomic window:
- the LOC109010713 gene encoding allene oxide synthase 3-like, producing the protein MASSISSTSPAINSDHQLDADSPTTQILPLKPIPGHYGLPILGAIRDRYDYFYSQGRDNFFRTRMQKLKSTVFRTNMPPGPFIASNPKVIALLDAISFPVLFDTSKVEKLNVLDGTYMPSISYTGGYRVCAYLDPSEPGHPVIKRWFFSLLAARHNKFIPLFRHCLSELFINLEEQVSDKAAGGKADFNTLSDAMSFNFVFRLFCDRSPSDTKLGPNDGPKLFNLWLFFQLAPLITLGFPKWFNFLEDLLLHTIPLPAFLVKSSYKKLYDAFYESTGPILDEAVKGFGISKDEACHNLVFMAGFNAYGGSKTLFPALIKWVGLAGENLHRQLADEIRTIVRDEGGVTLSALEKMTLTKSVVYEALRIEPPVPFQYGKAKEDMVVHNHDASFEIKKGEMIFGYQPFATKDPKIFYDPEEFVGQRFLGDGEKLLKYVYWSNGREIDDPTAENKQCPGKDLVVLMSRVMLVELFIRYDTFTIEAGTLLLGSSVTFTSLTKASSLI; encoded by the coding sequence ATGGCTTCAAGCATTTCTTCAACATCTCCCGCCATTAATTCTGATCATCAGCTTGATGCAGATTCTCCCACAACACAAATACTCCCGTTAAAGCCAATCCCCGGCCACTATGGCCTTCCCATTCTTGGAGCGATCAGGGACCGCTATGACTACTTTTACAGCCAAGGCCGGGACAACTTCTTCCGAACCCGAATGCAAAAACTCAAATCCACAGTGTTTCGAACCAACATGCCTCCCGGACCCTTCATTGCTTCCAACCCTAAAGTCATAGCTCTCCTTGATGCCATTAGCTTTCCTGTCCTCTTTGACACCTCCAAAGTTGAAAAGCTGAACGTTCTTGACGGAACTTACATGCCTTCCATCTCCTACACTGGCGGCTACCGTGTTTGTGCTTATCTCGACCCCTCCGAACCCGGCCACCCTGTTATCAAGCGTTGGTTTTTCTCCCTTCTAGCCGCGCGCCACAATAAATTCATCCCTCTTTTTCGACACTGCTTGTCCGAGCTTTTCATCAACCTTGAAGAACAAGTATCCGACAAAGCAGCTGGCGGCAAGGCGGACTTCAACACTCTTAGTGACGCCATGTCTTTCAACTTCGTGTTTAGGCTCTTCTGTGATCGAAGCCCTTCAGATACAAAGCTCGGACCAAACGACGGACCCAAACTGTTTAATTTATGGTTGTTTTTCCAACTTGCACCATTGATCACACTAGGGTTTCCAAAATGGTTTAACTTCCTCGAAGATTTATTGTTGCATACGATTCCGCTACCGGCATTTCTCGTTAAATCCAGCTACAAGAAGCTGTACGATGCTTTCTATGAGTCGACTGGGCCGATTTTGGATGAAGCAGTAAAGGGTTTTGGGATAAGCAAAGATGAAGCTTGCCATAACCTAGTTTTCATGGCTGGTTTCAATGCTTACGGTGGATCGAAGACCTTGTTCCCAGCATTGATCAAGTGGGTCGGATTGGCAGGAGAGAATTTGCACCGCCAGTTGGCTGATGAAATCAGGACCATTGTTAGGGACGAAGGTGGGGTCACTTTATCGGCTTTGGAAAAGATGACTCTGACCAAGTCAGTGGTCTACGAAGCATTGAGGATTGAACCTCCGGTTCCATTCCAATACGGTAAGGCAAAGGAGGATATGGTGGTCCACAACCACGATGCTTCTTTTGAGATCAAGAAGGGCGAGATGATCTTCGGATACCAGCCATTCGCCACAAAAGATCCCAAGATTTTTTATGATCCCGAGGAGTTTGTGGGCCAAAGGTTTTTAGGTGATGGAGAGAAGCTATTGAAGTACGTTTACTGGTCAAACGGGCGTGAGATTGATGATCCAACGGCGGAGAACAAGCAGTGCCCGGGGAAGGATCTGGTGGTGCTAATGTCTAGGGTAATGCTGGTGGAACTTTTCATTCGTTACGACACGTTCACGATCGAGGCCGGAACGTTGCTTCTGGGTTCATCGGTGACGTTCACGTCGTTGACCAAGGCAAGCAGTTTGATAtaa